The following is a genomic window from Tachyglossus aculeatus isolate mTacAcu1 chromosome 19, mTacAcu1.pri, whole genome shotgun sequence.
CAGCCCGGAGGCTGCGGGCCGACGCTGGCCGGGTCCGAGCCtccgccccgcccgccccgccgcgcAGCcaggcccccgccccgggccggcCGGTGGAACCAGAGCGGGGGTCCCGACCCTGGCCCCTTCCCCGGCAGAGCCCGGCCTTACCGAGCATGCCCTCCACCTTGGACACGGCCTCTCTGTCCGTGTTGTACGTGATCCCGCTTGCCCTGCGGTGTACAGACCGGACTCTCCGTCAGTCTTCTCCACAGCGCAcgggtgcgcacacacacacacacacacacacacacacataaaaccaCCTCCACGCTGGCTGACCGCTGACCCCGGGAGCCCACGCCGCACATgcactaccaactccattgccaGCTGATCTTGGAAGCCCTCTCAGAACACACACAACTGCCCCCACTGCCGGCTGACCCCGCAAGCCCCTGCCACGTGTGTTCAATCGCACACACGCTCGCACAGTGCCACGCACAGACACGCGCACACATAAACACACGAGCGCATGTGCCCCCACAAGGCGCCAGGTCCGGGCCGGACTTACGTTCTGCTCTTCAACACGGCCCCGAGACGCACCAGTGCCGCCAGAGCATTTTTCTGCATGTCGGAGGATAGCGCCTCGTAACACTGGGAGCTTCCTGGAACggcaggcggggcggggggcgtcagGGGTCCCCGTGGCCCGTCTCTGGCGCGcggcccccctcccccgacccAGGCAGCAGCATCGCGGGGCACGGGACCGCCCACCACCGACCTGCTTCGATCAGCTGGGAAGCAAAGGCTCGGACTCCGGGCACAAACTGCTTCTCCGTGAAGGCTTCGCTCGCTTCTTCCCAGAGGTATCTGCAGGCTATCTGGAACCCGCCGAggcggcggagggaggggggacggacggacggccccACCCTGGTAACTGGCCGTGAAGTCGAGGGCCCGAGGGGAgacttcctttctccctcacccGCTCAGCGGCTCCCCCAGctctgtcccccatccccctgcaccctctcctcccaccacccctcaGCTCACGCTCTCCGCTCCCCACAAGGCCCCTCTTCCTTGGGTCTCCCGAACCTTGGATCACACCCTTCTCCTCCGGGACTGCGGGGGTGGACtccgagggaaactgaggctccaaggcCAGGCCCCCCCACGTCCCCGGACACCCACCTGGTACCCCTCAACGAAGGGGCGAAACATGGCGGTGAGGAAGGGCAGCACGGCCTCGCTGGCGGCCGCCGGGAGGATGTGGGAGGAGGTCACGCGCACGGCCCTGCAGCGGCCCAGCAGGAAGCAGCCGTCCTCGAAGTCCTGTGGGAGCGGCGAGCGGGAACTGCGTCGGGGActgaggggcaggggggccgggaggccgagcccATCGCTCACTGGTGGTTGTGATGGTGGTGGCAGTGGCAGTGAAGTTCCCTTCCCAAAGatccctcccctcgcccctgACCCCATCCCCGCTCCTCCCCGGACCATTTTCccaccagctcaatcaatcaatcgtatttattgagcgcttactgtgtgcagagcactgtactaagtgcttgggaagtacaagttggcaacatatagagacagtccctacccaacagtgggctcacagtctaaaagggggagacagagaacaaaaccaaacatactaacaaaataaaataaatagaatagatacgtccaagtaaaataaatgaatagagtaataaatacgtacaaacatatatacatatattcatatataacaGCTCAATGTTCTTGCCCCCGTCCCACCCCAACCCAGCCACCAGAACCAGCCGGTCCAGGCCTCTGCGGCAGCCGCCCGCCccatctcttccctgcctccgcCCCCACGGCCCCCAGACCCACCCACGCCgggcctccccctcacctccaccgCCCGGCCAGGAAAGAAGATGAACTCGTCCGAAAAAACGTCTCGGAGGAAGCTGAAGCAGCCGTAGACGTCGTCTGCGAGAAACGGTCCACGGTGGCGCGTGGCACGGCCCTCGTCCGCCCCTCGCCAGCGCCAAGCCGACCCCCGCTGACCCTCTCCGGCCCCCTCCAGCTCCCCAGAAACTCCCGTTATTCCCACGCCGGTCCCCGCCCGCGGGTCACCTTTCCTGGAGTCGGTGGCCAGGGTGAGCGCCAGGGCCACGAGGGCGGGGCGGACGCACAGGTTGGCCAGATGGTTCCGATAGATGGCACAGGTCAGGAAAGGCACGGCGCGCTGGAAGAGGGCACCCTGGGAGGGGCCGGGCTCTGGCTCCTCACACCCGCTCACAGACACCAGGCCGTCGGCGGAGAGGCGGGCCACGTTGGCGTGCAGCGTCAGCGAGTCCCTCACGGCTCTGGCGGCCGACAGGTCATCTGTGCGTGGGGCACGGGAGTCAGGGCGGCAACCGCGGCACAggcggacggagggacggaggacGGGAAACTCAGCCTCCGGTCccagcgcctcagtttcctcctctgcaaaacgggcatcacaccctgctctccctccccttcagactgtgagcccacctgagaaagggactgtgtctgatctgaccgtcctgtatccgccccactgctcagcacagtgcttggcacacagtcagtgctccacaGAGGCCTGGAGCGGGAGGGACGGGAGGAGCACttggacagggaggaagaggaggagcaggaggagtggacggagaggggaagggtgggaTGGAGACGGGAGGAGCTGGTGGAATGGGAggagcccttcaaggccctactgagagctcacctcctccaggaggccttcccacactgagccccctccttcctctcccccctccatccccaccgtcttacctccttcccttccccacagcacctgtatatatgtatatatgtttgtacatatttattactctatttatttaacttgtacatagctattctatttattttattttgttaatatgtttggttttgttctctgtcacccccttctagactgtgagcccactgttgcgtagggaccgtctctatatgttgccgacttgtacttcccaagcacttagtacagtgctctgcacacagtaagcgctcaataaatacaattgattgattgattgactgagcggaCGGAGAGGGGAGGAGCGAGAGGTGGAGcgagaggcagagcaggaggcaGACCGCCATCCGGCCCTGTGGACTGCCTCGACCCTCCCTCCTGGCCGGACACTGCCCCATCATCAGCTCCGCACCCGGCTCTCCCCACGGCGCCGGCCCCTGCCCGGCGGGACCCCGGGGGCCGTCGGACCGGcatccggcccccggccccggcccaccgCGACCCTGGCGTGGCCGAGGACGCTCCCACCCCGGAAAGGCGGGATGGGCCGCGGGGATGGCCAATAACCACAGCGAGCTCCGGACCAGCAGTGTGGGCTACGGGGATGGGCAATgacctcagaaaactccagagtGGCAGGGTGAGCTGCAGAGATGGGCAACGACCTCGGCAGGCTCCGGGCCTGGTCTCCGCGGGCTCGGCCTCCTCGGCCCCTGCCCGGACCCGCCAACGCCACGTACCGGACCACACGAGGAAGCCCCCGAATGCCTGGATTAGCCCTTTCAGCCAGAAAGTCTTCTCCACCAGAACGGCGAGGTCCAGGGCGGGCGGGTTCTGGAGCAGGACGGTGGCCACCAGGGCCCAGGGACTCAGGGCCATGTTTTCGATCTGCAGAAGCTCCACCCGGAAGGCCACGTCGTTGGCGAAGGCCAGCATTTCCTCGCTGGGCTTCTGCGGGACGTGCctgtggggcggggacggggcTCACTTCCGACCCGCCGGGGCCCAGGGGGACACCCTGGGGGCTCGGGCGGGTCCCCAGTTCTGACTGCCCCAACAATGGTGCCCGCCGGTCTGCTTCTCACCTGGGAGGAAACGAGGTCAAAGAGGCCTGGCgaccccccaacctccctccccgGCGCCGCCCCCGGGCGTCCGTACCTGGGCACCAGGTTGTAGGGGGACCTCTCCATCCGGCCCGCGGCTAGAGAGCGCAGGGAGAGCGGTGCTGCAAAGTACACGTGGATGCAGCCAAAGTCCTGACAGAGAACCTGGCGGGCCTTTAACAGCCCCTGGAGTCGGCGGGAAGAGAGGACAGGGCAGGATCAgcgtggggagaggggatgggggcagtgcgggggggagagagggttagggttagagaggACCGAGTCTCGGGGGGAGAGAGGACGGGGACAGGGAGGGGTGAGAGCACAGGGTTGGCGAGggaacaggagagggagagaagacggggtcagggtggggaggcagggggcaccgggtggcaggaggaggagggtgggaggaccGGGGGGCGGGCGATCCGTCTCCGCCGCCCACGGCTACGTACGGTGGTGGATTCCTTTGGCTTAGGGACGCCGAGAAGCTCGTGCGAGTAGAGGGCCTCTTCGAGGATCCGGTCGTAGCTGATGCTAATGGGGACGAGGTAGGTGTCGAAAACTTCTCTTTTAAAAAACGGTTCCATGACAATGTTCAGCAGACCTACGGACAGAGGAAGGGCGGTCCGGATCGACGACCCAGAGAACCTCGCAGGGGGCATCGGGGGCGTCGGACCCCTGCTCTCCGGGATCTGCCCTCCGGGGCCCGTCTCTCCAAAGCGGGAGACGGGCACACGGTGAGGAAAAGCGGAATCCGGACCCGGAGATGAAGGATACGATATGAAAGCAAAGAATCAAACTCAAAGATGAACGGGCGGCCAACGAGCCCAGTGACGGCTGAGGGGAGTTGagtacctggaaaatggggatttcatctggaaaatggggaataagactgtgagccccccgtgggacaacctgatcaccttgtaaactccccagcgcttagaacagtgctttgcacatagtaagcacttaataaatgccattatcattattattattattattattaccggggtgGGGGCAGATGGTCGAAAAAGGAAGGCctcaaggaggaggcagaggcagaggaggaggagaccctcTGGTCCAGAACACCCTTCCCCTCCATGTctgccagaccactgctctctccctcttccaagcTTCATTAAGGtcacagatctcctccaagaggccttccccaatgaagccctcttttccccaaatccATTTCCCTTGTGCGTCATCTACACGCTTGGATCTGCACCGCTGAAGCGCTTGATATTTACCCTGCCCTCAGccttacaacacttatgtacgtatctgtagtttatttacactgctgtctcctgctctagtctgtaagactgttgtgggcagggaatgtgcctacccactattgtagtgtactctcccaagtgcttagtacagtggtctgcaaagtaggcgctcaataaataccaccgactgattgaggaggagaaggaggaggccatGAAAGGAAAAGGCTTGTCAGAGCTtgagagtggggaagggagtggagttctgggaggggagagggccgcGAGGGAGGCCGAGGTGGGAGCCGGgtgaggcgagaacaaggcccgctGAGCACAGGAGCTTGGGAAGAGTAAAAAGGAAtgagtgtgggagaagagagtgggtagggaaggtgggcCCGGCAGGAGCCCCCCAGCAAGGAGTTCTGGCTTGGGATGGAGAGACCCAtctctgcatcagccttctctctgatctcccagcctcgtgtctctccccacttcaatccattcttcatgctgctgcctggattacctttgtccagaaacgctctgtgcatattactcacctccccaaaaatctccagtggctaccaatcaatctgtgcatcaggcagaaactcctcaccctgggcttcaaggctgtccatcacctctccccctcctacctcacctcccttctctccttctccagcccagcccgcaccctccgctcctccgccgctaatctcctcaccgtacctcgttctctcctgtcccgccatcgacccccg
Proteins encoded in this region:
- the GNPAT gene encoding dihydroxyacetone phosphate acyltransferase — protein: MLEERRQSSDLRYALKCYTPVLYKGLNPCKPWAIKTAVLRSEEVHYVVKQLSRETGQSVQSIQEAAVQILEEMGHSLRLGAIRFFAFSLTKIFKCLFRKVCVNQDGIQRLQQAIQEQPVVLLPSHRSYVDFLLLSYILYTYDLPVPVIAAGVDFLGMKVMGELLRRAGAFFMRRSFGGDKLYWAVFSEYVKTMLRNGYAPIEFFLEGTRSRTAKTLTPKLGLLNIVMEPFFKREVFDTYLVPISISYDRILEEALYSHELLGVPKPKESTTGLLKARQVLCQDFGCIHVYFAAPLSLRSLAAGRMERSPYNLVPRHVPQKPSEEMLAFANDVAFRVELLQIENMALSPWALVATVLLQNPPALDLAVLVEKTFWLKGLIQAFGGFLVWSDDLSAARAVRDSLTLHANVARLSADGLVSVSGCEEPEPGPSQGALFQRAVPFLTCAIYRNHLANLCVRPALVALALTLATDSRKDDVYGCFSFLRDVFSDEFIFFPGRAVEDFEDGCFLLGRCRAVRVTSSHILPAAASEAVLPFLTAMFRPFVEGYQIACRYLWEEASEAFTEKQFVPGVRAFASQLIEAGSSQCYEALSSDMQKNALAALVRLGAVLKSRTASGITYNTDREAVSKVEGMLGSRIPIGRPLTAKL